A genomic stretch from Methylorubrum extorquens includes:
- a CDS encoding RND efflux transporter, HME family, translocase subunit (Evidence 2b : Function from indirect experimental evidences (e.g. phenotypes); Product type t : transporter), with protein sequence MVAFAVRRPGIVLALVLALAVYGIVALGSAKYDVFPEFAPPTVTVQTEAPGLNPEQVETLVTQTLEVAISGLPGLATMRSNSIQGLSVITATFASGSDIYRARQLVNERLASITARLPQGVLPPTMTALTSSTSSVLLIGLTSPTQSLMELRTVADWRLRLRLLAAPGVGEVLVYGGDLRSIRIQVRPQDLVRFRIGLNDVLSAGRKATGVRGAGFVDTVNQRITLQTEGQSLTPEAVARTVLINEGGASVVLGDVADVAVAPEPAISAALVDGKPGVLLMVGAQYGANTLDVTAGVEAAIAEMRPGLERDGTTLRTDLFRPASFVTQATDNVVQALALGGILVVVVLFVFLADWRTALISATAIPLSLIGAVLMLGLFGQSLNTMTLGGLAIAIGEVVDDAVIGVENVIRRLRENRRAAAPLPGARVVLDAILEVRVSVAYATFAVLLVFLPVLALTGVPGRLFGPLALAYILAVLTSLAVALTVTPALARLLLAGRTNLSSREPPVSRRVRGVYISGLARLNRHPRLVFGTSLALTLVAALPVPFFGGVFLPDLKEGHLILHMASAPGTSLQETLRLGERITAGLKAVPGVRAVAQQVGRAEAGYDLGGTHDSEIHIDLEPGLDGEGQERAEAGIRALMAATPGASFSLKTFLTERIEEVVSGFTAPVVISVTGTNLDRIEATARDVSRELAEVRGAADVQLKSPPGLPQVNVSLRPTDLRHWGLDAIEVLEIVRTAYQGDIVGQAYEGNAVFNVVVVLEPIVRTRLSTLGNLPLRTPSGSYIRLAQVADIYETAGRYTVGHIGAQRVRIVTANVEGRDVASFTEAAKRKIAREVAQPSGIDIGFGGAAETQAKARRELALYAGLAGLGIVLLLLVVTGSLTNLALVLVNLPFAFVGGVLAVALSGAVISLGSIVGFVTLFGISLRNTIMMVAHYEHLVLVEGRPWNLAAAIEGAADRLVPILMTSLVTGLGLLPLALGAGEPGREIEGPMALVILGGLATSTLLNLAVLPMLALRFARFKPAESAL encoded by the coding sequence TTGGTCGCCTTCGCGGTGCGCCGGCCCGGTATCGTCCTGGCGCTGGTCCTGGCGCTCGCCGTCTACGGCATCGTCGCCTTGGGTTCGGCCAAATACGACGTCTTCCCGGAATTCGCTCCGCCCACGGTGACGGTGCAGACCGAGGCGCCCGGCCTCAACCCCGAGCAGGTCGAGACCCTGGTGACGCAGACGCTGGAGGTCGCGATCAGCGGCCTGCCAGGACTGGCGACGATGCGCTCGAACTCGATCCAGGGCCTCTCGGTCATCACCGCCACCTTCGCCTCCGGCAGCGACATCTACCGGGCGCGCCAGCTCGTGAACGAGCGCCTGGCCTCCATCACCGCGCGGTTGCCGCAGGGCGTGCTGCCCCCCACCATGACGGCGCTGACCTCCTCGACGAGTTCGGTGCTCCTCATCGGCCTGACCTCCCCGACGCAGTCGCTGATGGAGCTGCGCACGGTGGCCGATTGGCGCCTGCGCCTGCGCCTGCTCGCCGCCCCCGGCGTCGGCGAGGTGCTGGTCTATGGCGGCGATCTCCGCTCAATCCGCATCCAGGTCCGGCCGCAGGATCTGGTGCGCTTCCGCATCGGCCTGAACGACGTGCTCTCGGCCGGCCGCAAGGCGACGGGCGTGCGCGGGGCTGGCTTCGTCGATACCGTCAACCAGCGCATCACCCTGCAGACCGAGGGGCAATCCCTGACCCCGGAGGCGGTGGCGCGCACCGTGCTCATCAACGAGGGCGGGGCGAGCGTGGTGCTCGGCGACGTCGCCGACGTGGCGGTGGCGCCGGAACCGGCGATCAGCGCGGCCCTCGTCGATGGCAAACCGGGCGTGCTGCTGATGGTCGGCGCGCAATACGGCGCCAACACCCTCGACGTGACGGCCGGCGTCGAGGCGGCGATCGCCGAGATGCGCCCCGGGCTGGAACGCGACGGCACCACCCTGCGCACCGACCTGTTCCGTCCGGCGAGCTTCGTCACGCAAGCCACCGACAACGTGGTCCAGGCGCTGGCACTCGGCGGCATCCTCGTCGTCGTGGTGCTGTTCGTTTTCCTGGCAGACTGGCGCACGGCGCTGATCAGCGCCACGGCAATCCCGCTCTCGCTGATCGGCGCGGTGCTGATGCTCGGTCTGTTCGGACAGAGCCTCAACACCATGACGCTGGGCGGCCTCGCCATCGCCATCGGCGAAGTGGTCGATGACGCGGTGATCGGCGTCGAGAACGTCATACGCCGCCTGCGCGAGAACCGCCGCGCCGCCGCGCCCTTACCCGGCGCGCGGGTGGTGCTCGACGCGATCCTGGAAGTGCGCGTCTCGGTCGCCTACGCCACCTTCGCGGTGCTGCTCGTATTCCTGCCGGTCCTGGCGCTGACCGGCGTGCCTGGCCGCCTGTTCGGCCCGTTGGCGCTGGCCTACATCCTCGCCGTGCTGACCTCACTCGCCGTGGCGCTGACGGTCACACCCGCGCTGGCCCGCCTGCTGCTCGCGGGGCGCACGAATTTGTCGAGCCGCGAGCCGCCGGTGAGCCGCCGGGTGCGGGGCGTCTATATCAGCGGGCTCGCGCGGCTCAACCGTCACCCGCGTCTCGTCTTCGGGACCAGCCTCGCCCTGACGCTCGTAGCAGCCCTGCCGGTGCCGTTCTTCGGCGGCGTGTTCCTGCCGGACCTCAAGGAGGGGCATCTCATCCTGCACATGGCCTCGGCCCCCGGCACCTCCCTTCAGGAGACGCTGCGGCTCGGCGAGCGCATCACGGCGGGGCTGAAGGCGGTGCCCGGCGTGCGCGCGGTGGCCCAGCAGGTCGGGCGCGCCGAGGCAGGCTACGATCTCGGCGGCACGCATGACAGCGAGATCCATATCGACCTCGAACCGGGCCTCGACGGGGAGGGGCAGGAGCGGGCGGAGGCCGGCATCCGCGCACTGATGGCGGCGACGCCCGGCGCGAGCTTCTCGCTCAAGACCTTCCTGACCGAGCGCATCGAGGAGGTCGTCTCAGGGTTCACCGCGCCGGTCGTGATCAGCGTCACCGGCACGAATCTCGACCGGATCGAGGCCACCGCCCGCGACGTGTCGCGCGAACTCGCCGAGGTGCGCGGCGCGGCCGACGTCCAGCTCAAGTCGCCGCCGGGCCTGCCGCAGGTCAATGTGAGCCTGCGCCCGACCGACCTGCGCCACTGGGGCCTCGACGCGATCGAAGTCCTGGAGATCGTGCGCACGGCCTATCAGGGCGACATCGTCGGCCAAGCCTACGAGGGCAACGCCGTGTTCAACGTCGTCGTGGTGCTCGAACCGATCGTGCGCACGCGCCTCTCAACGCTCGGCAACCTGCCGCTGCGCACGCCGAGCGGCAGCTATATCCGGCTCGCCCAGGTCGCCGACATCTACGAGACCGCCGGCCGCTACACCGTCGGCCATATCGGCGCGCAGCGGGTGCGGATCGTGACCGCGAACGTGGAGGGGCGCGACGTCGCCTCCTTCACCGAGGCCGCGAAACGCAAGATCGCCCGCGAGGTCGCGCAGCCCTCGGGCATCGATATCGGATTCGGGGGGGCGGCCGAGACGCAGGCCAAAGCGCGGCGCGAACTCGCGCTCTATGCAGGATTGGCCGGTCTCGGGATCGTGCTCCTGCTCCTCGTCGTGACGGGCTCGTTGACCAATCTCGCCCTCGTCCTCGTCAATCTGCCCTTCGCCTTCGTCGGCGGCGTGCTGGCGGTGGCCTTGAGCGGCGCGGTGATCTCGCTGGGCTCGATCGTCGGCTTCGTGACCCTGTTCGGTATCTCGCTGCGCAACACCATCATGATGGTTGCGCATTACGAGCATCTGGTGCTGGTGGAAGGGCGGCCCTGGAACCTCGCGGCCGCCATTGAGGGCGCGGCCGACCGTCTCGTGCCGATCCTGATGACGTCCCTCGTCACCGGCCTCGGGCTGTTGCCGCTGGCGCTCGGTGCGGGTGAACCCGGCCGCGAGATCGAGGGCCCGATGGCCCTGGTCATCCTCGGCGGCCTCGCGACCTCGACTTTGCTCAACCTGGCCGTGCTGCCGATGCTGGCCCTGCGCTTCGCCCGGTTCAAGCCCGCGGAAAGCGCGCTGTGA
- a CDS encoding rhodanese domain protein, putative sulfur transferase (Evidence 4 : Unknown function but conserved in other organisms; Product type e : enzyme), whose translation MKVVDLDRETVKQGLADGSLLLIDVREDHEFARGRIPGSVSHPLSSFDPEALKALIAADGRRPVFSCASGVRSVHAIAAAQQSGLDVSEHYAGAFKDWYAAGEPVES comes from the coding sequence ATGAAGGTGGTCGACCTCGACCGCGAGACGGTCAAGCAGGGCTTGGCGGACGGCTCGCTGCTGCTCATCGATGTGCGCGAGGATCATGAATTCGCCCGCGGGCGCATTCCCGGCTCCGTCTCGCATCCGCTCTCGAGCTTCGACCCTGAAGCCTTGAAGGCGCTGATCGCGGCGGACGGGCGCCGGCCGGTCTTCTCCTGCGCCTCGGGCGTGCGCTCCGTCCATGCGATCGCCGCGGCGCAGCAATCCGGCCTCGATGTGAGCGAGCATTACGCGGGGGCCTTCAAGGATTGGTACGCCGCCGGAGAACCGGTTGAATCCTAG
- a CDS encoding protein of unknown function (Evidence 5 : Unknown function) — translation MTTPGIVGTWEWDPATGCFILDEGAAELMAGDAGLAGHPLRSERATAGLDASVAARFLGDVRHAAEQEDDVAVDLWIPSLSGPKRRLLCRGRIHRDARQQPVRGEGTLIDTADPGVQARTLRELEHAAAADAIDEAAELIIAARRAIDASGKPRLRQLVDVLLLEIAREIASRSSELDRQQH, via the coding sequence ATGACGACGCCTGGAATCGTCGGAACCTGGGAGTGGGATCCGGCGACTGGATGCTTCATCCTCGACGAGGGAGCCGCCGAGTTGATGGCGGGGGATGCCGGCCTTGCCGGACACCCCCTGCGCAGCGAACGGGCGACCGCGGGCCTTGATGCGTCGGTGGCTGCCCGCTTCCTCGGCGACGTCCGCCACGCCGCCGAGCAGGAGGACGACGTCGCGGTCGATCTCTGGATTCCCTCACTCTCCGGACCCAAGCGCCGGCTTCTGTGCCGCGGCCGGATTCACCGGGACGCGCGGCAGCAACCCGTGCGCGGGGAGGGGACGCTGATCGACACCGCCGATCCCGGCGTGCAGGCACGGACCCTGCGGGAACTGGAACACGCGGCCGCGGCCGATGCCATCGACGAGGCTGCCGAACTCATCATCGCGGCGCGCCGTGCGATCGATGCCAGCGGCAAGCCCCGGCTGCGCCAGCTCGTCGATGTCCTCCTGCTCGAGATCGCCCGGGAGATCGCGAGCCGCAGCAGCGAGCTGGATCGGCAACAGCATTAG
- a CDS encoding RND efflux transporter, MFP subunit (Evidence 2b : Function from indirect experimental evidences (e.g. phenotypes); Product type t : transporter), which translates to MMRSLRPLLLATPLIASALLGAGPADAQMPGAPPPGVTVAKPVVREIVEQDQYTGRFDPIEFVEVRARVTGYLDKIMFQDGANVKKGEVLFIIDRRPYKAALEQAQAALTSAKARLSFTQTDLERAQVLSRGGNISEQVTDQRRQASQTAQADVDSAEAALRNAQLNYDFTEVKSPINGRISQRLVTEGNIVSTDQTILARIVSLDPVYFGFTVDERSFLKYQGSLGIGMGQMQRGKGAPVQIALSGEEKPTRKGTLDFVDNRVDNQTGTMLLRATVENPDNFIKPGLFGIVAMPATKPFQGILIPDEAVSANQDKRIVYVLGDGDKVSARTVKLGPIVDGYRVVRDGLKGDELVVVNGVAKVRPGAQVKPETVELPPSKK; encoded by the coding sequence ATGATGCGTAGCCTCAGGCCTCTTCTTCTCGCCACACCGCTGATCGCCTCCGCGCTGCTGGGTGCCGGGCCGGCCGACGCGCAGATGCCCGGCGCGCCGCCGCCGGGCGTGACCGTCGCCAAGCCGGTGGTGCGGGAGATCGTCGAGCAGGACCAGTATACCGGCCGGTTCGACCCGATCGAATTCGTCGAGGTTCGCGCCCGCGTGACCGGCTACCTCGACAAGATCATGTTCCAGGACGGCGCGAACGTGAAGAAGGGCGAAGTGCTCTTCATCATCGACCGCCGCCCCTACAAGGCGGCTCTGGAGCAGGCCCAGGCCGCGCTCACCTCGGCCAAGGCGCGGCTCTCCTTCACCCAGACGGATCTGGAGCGTGCCCAGGTGCTGTCGCGCGGCGGCAACATCTCCGAGCAGGTCACGGATCAGCGCCGCCAGGCCTCGCAGACCGCTCAGGCCGACGTGGACAGCGCGGAAGCGGCGCTTCGCAACGCGCAGCTCAACTACGACTTCACGGAAGTGAAATCGCCGATCAACGGGCGGATCAGCCAGCGTCTCGTCACCGAGGGCAACATCGTCAGCACCGACCAGACGATCCTGGCCCGGATCGTCTCGCTCGATCCGGTCTATTTCGGCTTCACCGTCGATGAGCGCTCGTTCCTGAAGTACCAGGGCTCGCTCGGCATCGGCATGGGCCAGATGCAGCGCGGCAAGGGCGCCCCGGTGCAGATCGCCCTGTCCGGCGAGGAGAAGCCGACCCGCAAGGGCACGCTCGACTTCGTCGACAACCGGGTCGACAACCAGACCGGCACGATGCTCCTGCGCGCCACCGTCGAGAACCCGGACAACTTCATCAAGCCGGGCCTGTTCGGCATCGTCGCGATGCCCGCGACCAAGCCGTTCCAGGGCATCCTGATCCCCGACGAGGCGGTCTCGGCCAACCAGGACAAGCGCATCGTCTACGTGCTCGGCGATGGCGACAAGGTCTCGGCCAGGACCGTGAAGCTCGGGCCGATCGTCGACGGCTACCGCGTGGTCCGCGACGGCCTGAAGGGCGACGAACTCGTCGTGGTCAACGGCGTCGCCAAGGTCCGCCCGGGCGCGCAGGTGAAGCCCGAGACGGTCGAGCTGCCGCCGTCGAAGAAGTGA
- a CDS encoding Transcriptional regulator, LysR family (Evidence 2b : Function from indirect experimental evidences (e.g. phenotypes); Product type r : regulator) produces MRIDHVHLSRLDLNLLVALDALLTERSVTRAAGRIGISQSAMSHALARLRTAFSDELLTRGPDGMRPTPRALALIGPVQAALSQIQEITTPPAAFDPATADLTFTLGIPDSTEVLLMPTLIAHLQAVAPGVKLLLHTVDRHRILDDLDTGRVDLGIGVFEQGQTHHKRRILNKESYLCIFNAELVGVTAPISLDDYVRLPHLLTSLVESAHGVVDDALAKIGRKRVIALTSPRFSVMPFVVRQAPVIATMHARLARFFADSMGLTVSPAPITLPDVSISMIWHTSNDAIPSQRWLRETIIKLRKSDPRPPTDGSHTTPD; encoded by the coding sequence ATGCGCATCGATCACGTGCATCTTTCCCGGCTCGATCTCAACCTGCTCGTCGCCCTCGACGCGCTGCTGACGGAGCGGAGCGTGACCCGCGCAGCCGGACGGATCGGCATCAGCCAGTCGGCGATGAGCCATGCCCTGGCGCGGCTGCGCACCGCCTTCTCGGATGAGCTGCTGACGCGGGGGCCCGACGGCATGCGGCCGACGCCGCGCGCGCTGGCGCTCATCGGGCCGGTGCAGGCGGCACTGTCCCAAATTCAGGAGATTACGACGCCGCCGGCTGCCTTCGATCCGGCCACGGCCGACCTCACCTTCACCCTCGGCATCCCGGACTCGACCGAGGTGCTCCTGATGCCGACCCTCATCGCGCATCTGCAGGCGGTGGCACCGGGGGTGAAGCTCCTACTGCACACGGTCGATCGGCACCGCATCCTCGACGACCTCGATACGGGGCGGGTCGATCTCGGCATCGGCGTGTTCGAGCAGGGCCAGACGCACCACAAGCGCCGCATCCTCAACAAGGAAAGCTACCTCTGCATCTTCAACGCCGAGCTGGTCGGGGTGACGGCGCCGATCTCGCTCGACGACTACGTGCGGCTCCCGCACCTGCTCACGAGCTTGGTCGAGAGCGCCCACGGCGTGGTGGACGACGCGCTCGCCAAGATCGGCCGCAAGCGCGTCATCGCGCTGACCTCGCCGCGGTTCTCGGTGATGCCCTTCGTGGTGCGGCAGGCCCCCGTCATCGCCACGATGCACGCCCGGCTCGCGCGCTTCTTCGCCGACAGCATGGGCCTGACCGTGAGCCCGGCACCGATCACGCTGCCGGACGTCTCCATCTCAATGATCTGGCATACGTCCAACGACGCCATTCCCAGTCAGCGCTGGCTGCGGGAGACCATCATAAAGCTTCGGAAATCCGATCCCCGGCCGCCGACCGACGGCTCTCACACGACACCCGATTAA
- a CDS encoding putative Glycosyl transferase, group 1 (Evidence 3 : Putative function from multiple computational evidences; Product type e : enzyme), translating to MQPAMQACLAIDLTRLITRLRHASPTGIDRVDLAYARHILSQGAEGTRFGLVSTAYGPRVLDRATARGIVEAVAAGWVEDVVAEADPVFQALAASLAGDAHPLPKAARRRAEGGLDRRRLQAETGLRVLRSGGIERLPEGTIYLHTSHLRLDRPERFDWLYTRRDVRPVFFVHDLIPISHPEYGRPGEAERHAIRMETVARHAAHVLVNSGDVGARFTDYARQRGLGPKPVTVVPLGVEPVFSSGVGEAGLPELARPTFLVCGTIEPRKNHLLLLNLWRDLVERSAAETDAATPRLVLVGRRGWEIENVADMLDRCEAIRPHVSEVVGLSTHGLARLMRGATALLMPSFIEGYGLPVVEAAASGLPVVASDIPVHREIGGGFAHFLDPLDGPGWTAAVRALSEPGSRLRTELAGRLAAYEPPSWTAHFERVDAALAGLPAAVAPHGREDLRNPRSM from the coding sequence ATGCAGCCGGCCATGCAAGCCTGTCTCGCCATCGACCTGACCCGTCTTATCACCCGGCTCCGTCATGCCAGCCCTACCGGCATCGACCGGGTCGATCTCGCCTATGCCCGGCACATCCTGTCCCAGGGCGCGGAGGGCACGCGCTTCGGGCTCGTCTCGACGGCGTACGGCCCGCGCGTCCTCGACCGCGCGACCGCGCGCGGCATCGTCGAGGCGGTCGCCGCGGGCTGGGTCGAGGACGTGGTCGCCGAGGCCGATCCGGTGTTTCAGGCGCTCGCGGCCTCGCTTGCGGGCGACGCCCACCCGCTGCCGAAGGCAGCGCGGCGCCGGGCGGAGGGCGGGCTCGATCGACGTCGCCTTCAGGCCGAAACCGGATTGCGGGTGCTGCGCTCGGGCGGCATCGAGCGCCTCCCCGAGGGAACGATCTATCTTCACACCTCGCACCTGCGGCTTGATCGGCCCGAACGCTTTGACTGGCTCTATACGCGGCGCGACGTGCGGCCGGTCTTCTTCGTCCACGACCTGATCCCGATCTCCCACCCCGAATACGGCCGGCCGGGCGAGGCCGAGCGCCACGCGATCCGGATGGAGACCGTGGCGCGCCACGCCGCGCATGTGCTCGTCAATTCGGGCGATGTCGGCGCCCGCTTCACGGATTACGCGCGGCAGCGGGGCCTGGGCCCGAAGCCGGTGACCGTGGTCCCCCTCGGCGTCGAGCCCGTCTTCTCGAGCGGCGTGGGCGAGGCGGGGCTGCCGGAGCTCGCGCGTCCGACCTTCCTCGTTTGCGGCACCATCGAGCCGCGCAAGAACCACCTGCTGCTGCTCAACCTCTGGCGCGATCTCGTCGAGCGCAGCGCCGCAGAGACGGATGCGGCGACCCCGCGGCTCGTCCTGGTCGGCCGGCGCGGCTGGGAGATCGAGAACGTCGCCGACATGCTCGACCGCTGTGAGGCCATCCGTCCGCATGTGAGCGAGGTGGTCGGCCTGTCCACCCACGGCCTCGCGCGGTTGATGCGGGGCGCCACCGCCCTGCTGATGCCCTCCTTCATCGAAGGCTACGGCCTGCCGGTGGTCGAGGCCGCCGCCAGCGGCCTTCCGGTCGTCGCCTCCGACATCCCCGTCCACCGGGAGATCGGCGGCGGTTTCGCCCATTTCCTCGATCCGCTCGACGGACCGGGCTGGACGGCGGCGGTGCGGGCCTTGAGCGAACCGGGCTCCCGGCTGCGGACGGAGCTGGCGGGGCGGCTCGCGGCCTACGAACCGCCGAGCTGGACCGCGCATTTCGAGCGGGTCGATGCCGCACTCGCCGGCCTGCCCGCCGCTGTTGCGCCGCACGGGCGAGAAGACTTAAGAAATCCCCGCTCGATGTGA
- a CDS encoding conserved exported protein of unknown function (Evidence 4 : Unknown function but conserved in other organisms), protein MSKTFLSLATAALAFTALATVPARAAEIGGAHNVKTVGALTLETQGVATSDLSVHRQGGFALPGSVQWIDTPADQVRTRQAAF, encoded by the coding sequence ATGTCCAAGACCTTTCTCTCGCTCGCCACCGCCGCGCTGGCCTTCACCGCCCTTGCCACGGTGCCCGCCCGCGCCGCGGAAATCGGCGGCGCCCACAACGTCAAGACGGTCGGCGCGCTGACCCTCGAAACTCAGGGTGTGGCCACCAGCGATCTCTCGGTCCACCGCCAGGGCGGCTTCGCCCTCCCCGGTTCGGTCCAGTGGATCGACACCCCCGCCGATCAGGTGAGGACCCGGCAGGCCGCCTTCTGA
- a CDS encoding autoinducer (N-acylhomoserine lactone) synthase (Evidence 2b : Function from indirect experimental evidences (e.g. phenotypes); PubMedId : 11526037, 11814664, 12620866, 9922236; Product type e : enzyme), protein MIHVVTAENMQDYAGALDQAFRLRHRVFVEELGWSNLARPDRREIDEFDDEHAIHLLALDETESVIGYSRLLPTTRPYLLPMVLPQLCEGAAPSGAHIVEWGRICVAECARTSGRRLNPTALALMTAIVEWGLPRGITSFISEMPTSWILRLLQLHLRAMPLGLPHEIEGEEIVAVEAAFDGRSLRQLQNKRGDIRSVLAPPRVSFARLAS, encoded by the coding sequence ATGATCCATGTCGTCACCGCTGAAAACATGCAGGACTATGCCGGTGCGCTCGATCAGGCTTTCCGCCTGAGACACCGTGTCTTCGTCGAAGAACTGGGCTGGTCCAACCTCGCCCGCCCGGACCGGCGCGAAATCGACGAGTTCGACGACGAGCACGCCATCCATCTCCTCGCTCTCGACGAAACCGAGTCCGTCATCGGTTACTCGCGCCTGTTGCCGACGACCCGGCCCTACCTGCTGCCGATGGTGTTGCCGCAGCTTTGCGAAGGGGCGGCGCCGTCGGGCGCGCATATCGTCGAATGGGGCCGCATCTGCGTCGCGGAATGCGCCCGGACTTCGGGCCGGCGGCTCAACCCGACGGCCCTGGCCCTGATGACGGCCATCGTCGAGTGGGGGCTGCCGCGGGGGATCACCAGCTTCATCTCCGAAATGCCGACGAGCTGGATCCTGCGCCTCCTGCAACTGCACCTGCGCGCGATGCCCCTCGGCCTGCCCCACGAAATCGAGGGCGAGGAGATCGTCGCGGTCGAGGCGGCCTTCGACGGCCGCTCGCTGCGCCAGCTCCAGAACAAGCGCGGCGACATCCGCTCGGTGCTGGCCCCGCCGCGGGTCAGCTTCGCCCGGCTCGCTTCCTGA
- a CDS encoding N-acylhomoserine lactone transcriptional regulator, LuxR family (Evidence 2b : Function from indirect experimental evidences (e.g. phenotypes); Product type r : regulator) has protein sequence MSRKSLDLTLEILKSLDRAHSREDILRAIMPRLNALGIEYVISAMIPLKRLPARTQKNYLILENTSDEWNRLYFSKGYMYTDPVVQATLSSTTGFRWSEIEPAGVLDPRSRQVMNEAGEFGLGDGFTVPLATLEEERGGLTFAGPQLDISPGQRGMLTLLASYVVGQTLLIDNGPSERRMGLTPRERESLQWVAEGKTDWEIGELMGISRHGVDFHLRSARVKLGCVSRTQAVAEGFRRGLII, from the coding sequence ATGTCTAGAAAATCACTTGACCTGACGTTGGAAATTCTGAAGTCGCTCGATCGAGCGCATTCGCGTGAGGATATCCTGCGGGCCATCATGCCGCGGCTCAACGCGCTGGGCATCGAATACGTCATCTCGGCGATGATTCCTCTGAAACGCCTGCCGGCGCGAACACAGAAGAATTATCTTATTTTAGAGAATACTTCCGACGAGTGGAACCGGCTCTACTTTTCGAAAGGCTATATGTATACGGACCCGGTCGTGCAGGCGACCCTGTCCAGCACGACCGGCTTCCGCTGGTCGGAGATCGAACCAGCGGGCGTGCTCGACCCCCGCTCGCGGCAGGTGATGAACGAGGCCGGCGAGTTCGGCCTCGGCGACGGCTTCACCGTGCCGCTCGCCACGCTGGAGGAGGAGCGCGGCGGCCTCACCTTCGCCGGTCCGCAGCTCGATATCAGCCCGGGACAGCGCGGGATGCTCACCCTGCTCGCCTCCTACGTGGTCGGGCAGACGCTGCTGATTGACAACGGCCCCAGCGAACGCCGGATGGGACTGACCCCGCGCGAGCGCGAGAGCCTGCAATGGGTCGCCGAGGGCAAGACCGATTGGGAAATCGGCGAGCTGATGGGCATCTCGCGGCACGGCGTCGATTTCCACCTGCGCTCCGCCCGGGTGAAACTCGGCTGCGTGTCCCGTACGCAAGCGGTGGCTGAAGGGTTCAGGCGCGGCCTGATCATCTGA